A genomic window from Sphingobacterium sp. BN32 includes:
- a CDS encoding DUF3945 domain-containing protein has product MSEEKETENQQVASEQLSDILLVLDKEKMKIQAVKSIDKSGKMETVDPTKKNQSEFMRVDKHGDFVTNFLSNFWRQLKDPTKFALFKVSADEAVEKAKEFQNQINNPTAEGKKKMEKHEVKNEPEQEQKQENKNDMTKTETTPETSEYRFQPEQIDWETMNNLGLSKEYLEKKNLLDPLLRGYKTNELVPISVNLGGAVVRTDARLSLQSTPEGDVVAAVHGIRREPNLNFEFFGHKFSDEDKQNLRQTGNMGRVVDLINSKTGELMPSIISVDRLTNELIALKTDFIKIPDEVKGIKLNDEQKQTLVEGKPLFIEGMISTKGTPFDANVQFNADKRYVEFLFDRSNNNRQTQNSQQDNQQSRSQEAPKTFRGKELEDDQYNKFKDGQTVYIPNLVDKKGQTYNGYITFNKETGKTNFEFPNQYKERIKPTEAHKTQIAVNSEGKTNEATKNIKEPLQKGQQRPKNEKQQEQQNKPKAPAKSKGRKVS; this is encoded by the coding sequence ATGAGTGAAGAAAAAGAAACAGAAAACCAACAGGTTGCTTCCGAACAGTTATCGGATATACTTTTAGTGCTGGATAAAGAAAAAATGAAAATCCAAGCTGTAAAAAGTATTGACAAAAGCGGAAAAATGGAAACGGTTGACCCTACGAAGAAGAACCAAAGCGAGTTCATGCGGGTGGATAAACACGGTGATTTCGTGACCAATTTCCTTTCCAATTTTTGGAGGCAGTTAAAAGACCCTACCAAATTTGCTCTTTTCAAAGTTTCGGCTGACGAAGCCGTAGAGAAAGCAAAAGAATTTCAGAATCAGATAAACAATCCAACTGCCGAAGGCAAAAAGAAAATGGAAAAGCATGAAGTGAAAAATGAACCCGAACAAGAGCAAAAACAAGAAAATAAAAATGATATGACAAAAACAGAGACAACCCCGGAAACAAGCGAGTACCGCTTCCAGCCGGAACAGATTGATTGGGAAACAATGAACAATCTCGGATTAAGCAAGGAATACCTTGAGAAAAAGAACCTCCTTGACCCACTATTGAGGGGTTACAAGACCAATGAGCTTGTACCTATAAGCGTTAATCTTGGCGGTGCGGTCGTCCGTACAGATGCCCGCTTGTCTTTACAGTCCACCCCGGAGGGGGACGTTGTGGCAGCGGTACACGGTATCAGGCGTGAACCCAACTTAAACTTTGAGTTTTTCGGACACAAGTTCTCAGACGAGGACAAACAGAACTTACGTCAAACAGGCAATATGGGGCGTGTGGTCGATCTGATAAACTCCAAAACAGGCGAATTGATGCCGTCCATCATTAGTGTGGACCGGCTTACCAATGAGCTGATTGCTTTGAAAACAGATTTCATCAAAATCCCCGATGAGGTTAAAGGTATAAAACTAAATGACGAACAAAAACAAACCTTAGTGGAGGGCAAACCCCTGTTCATTGAGGGAATGATTTCTACAAAAGGTACTCCCTTTGATGCAAACGTACAGTTCAATGCGGATAAACGGTATGTGGAATTTCTGTTTGACCGAAGCAACAATAACAGGCAAACCCAAAACAGCCAACAGGACAATCAGCAAAGCAGGTCGCAGGAAGCCCCGAAAACCTTTAGGGGAAAGGAACTGGAGGATGACCAATACAACAAGTTCAAAGACGGTCAAACAGTTTACATTCCGAATTTGGTCGATAAGAAAGGGCAAACTTATAACGGCTATATCACATTCAACAAGGAAACAGGAAAAACCAACTTTGAGTTTCCCAACCAATACAAGGAACGGATAAAACCTACAGAAGCCCATAAAACGCAGATTGCCGTCAATTCCGAGGGCAAGACCAACGAAGCGACCAAGAATATCAAAGAGCCTCTACAGAAAGGGCAGCAAAGACCGAAAAACGAAAAGCAACAGGAGCAACAGAACAAACCCAAAGCACCTGCAAAATCAAAGGGTAGGAAAGTGAGTTAG
- a CDS encoding RteC domain-containing protein: MQHSLHTIILEIHNKEDKILSQSKRLIDEAYEMTLYLQDLLFEVKKYIAKKGFQNDGEEIKFFRTIKPQILGKLIYYNKIYRIETTCPVSNGKMYYSYFSTQLANLKREYIEHICNSDFYRYYRSGRTDRDDTYFKRGNINYHDGLNSIVFEIDPEFSTFYDYKTAWIIANELLYTYLLTKINPDENPDAILQKPENAKDIFWTESKNALVELIYALYASAAVSHGKTGVRKISLMFQILFGITLGDLHHAFHRMKTRSGSRTAFLDQLKTSLEEYMDKDL, encoded by the coding sequence CACCATTATTTTAGAGATACATAATAAGGAAGATAAGATTTTATCACAGAGCAAAAGGTTGATTGATGAGGCTTATGAAATGACCTTGTATCTACAAGACCTGTTATTTGAGGTCAAGAAATATATTGCTAAAAAGGGCTTTCAAAATGATGGGGAAGAAATAAAATTCTTCCGAACCATCAAACCCCAAATACTTGGAAAACTCATCTACTACAATAAAATTTACCGGATTGAAACGACCTGTCCGGTCAGCAACGGCAAAATGTATTACAGTTACTTTTCGACTCAATTAGCCAATCTTAAAAGAGAGTACATTGAGCATATCTGCAATTCAGATTTTTATAGGTACTATCGTTCGGGGCGTACGGACCGTGACGACACCTATTTCAAAAGAGGCAACATAAATTACCACGACGGTCTGAACAGTATCGTCTTTGAAATTGATCCCGAATTTTCTACTTTCTACGATTACAAGACCGCATGGATTATCGCCAACGAATTGCTTTATACCTATCTGCTGACGAAAATCAATCCAGATGAAAATCCCGATGCTATTTTACAAAAGCCGGAAAACGCCAAAGATATTTTTTGGACAGAAAGCAAAAACGCACTTGTCGAATTGATATATGCCCTGTATGCTTCGGCAGCAGTTTCGCACGGTAAAACCGGTGTCCGAAAAATCAGTTTGATGTTCCAGATACTTTTTGGCATTACGCTCGGTGACCTGCACCACGCATTCCACAGAATGAAAACCCGAAGCGGTTCCCGAACGGCATTCTTGGACCAGCTTAAAACTTCATTGGAAGAATATATGGATAAAGACCTTTAA
- a CDS encoding helix-turn-helix domain-containing protein yields the protein MNIDRMEFIAWMERIMDRFDMLGDNIDDLKKKRNSIDGEELLDNQDLLQMLKISNRSLQRYRSIGKLPYYTISGKLYYKLSDVHQFIRESFNK from the coding sequence ATGAATATTGACAGAATGGAATTTATAGCGTGGATGGAACGCATCATGGACAGGTTTGATATGTTGGGCGACAATATTGACGATTTAAAAAAGAAACGCAATAGCATAGACGGAGAAGAACTGCTCGATAACCAGGACCTGCTGCAAATGTTGAAAATCAGTAACCGTTCCCTGCAACGCTACCGCTCCATAGGTAAACTACCTTACTATACCATTAGCGGAAAACTGTATTACAAGCTATCCGATGTGCACCAGTTTATCAGGGAGAGTTTTAACAAGTAA